The following are encoded in a window of Desulfosporosinus sp. Sb-LF genomic DNA:
- a CDS encoding phage tail sheath subtilisin-like domain-containing protein, translated as MYVEPTDASDYTAAMAYLETVKFDYGAIPGIGPTDAALVATWLKALRDNKDIKSKMVLPNISSDHEGIINFATDGIVVASGTVTAKDYCSRIAGILAGNPLTMSATFQVLPEVKDVPHLSKAQFDTAVDAGQFVLMNDGEKVKIARAVNSLVTLTTNKTADFQKCKIVDIMDLEHNDIKKTYNDNYVGKVPNDYNHKCLLITAINAYLEGLEVQLLLDKGKNSVGLDVEAQTLYLQGKGIDTTGMSELDIKKANTGSSVFLNGTNRPLDAMEDLNLNLYLN; from the coding sequence GTGTACGTCGAGCCGACCGATGCGTCAGATTATACCGCAGCCATGGCCTATTTAGAAACTGTCAAGTTTGACTACGGCGCTATTCCCGGCATTGGACCTACGGATGCAGCTCTTGTCGCTACCTGGCTAAAGGCTTTAAGAGACAATAAGGACATCAAATCAAAGATGGTTCTCCCTAACATTTCAAGTGACCACGAAGGGATTATCAACTTTGCTACAGACGGGATTGTTGTAGCGTCAGGAACGGTCACAGCAAAAGATTACTGTAGCCGGATTGCTGGGATCTTAGCAGGGAACCCCTTGACGATGAGCGCAACCTTTCAAGTGCTGCCAGAGGTCAAAGACGTTCCGCATTTATCTAAGGCTCAATTCGACACAGCCGTAGATGCTGGCCAATTTGTGCTAATGAACGACGGTGAGAAGGTCAAGATCGCAAGAGCGGTAAACAGCCTCGTCACCTTAACCACAAATAAGACCGCAGACTTCCAGAAGTGCAAGATCGTAGACATCATGGACCTTGAGCACAACGACATCAAAAAGACCTACAACGATAACTACGTCGGAAAAGTGCCCAACGACTACAATCACAAGTGCCTACTCATTACCGCAATCAACGCGTACCTGGAAGGTTTAGAGGTCCAACTTCTTCTCGACAAGGGGAAGAACAGCGTCGGATTAGACGTAGAGGCCCAGACGTTATACCTCCAAGGTAAAGGCATCGACACCACAGGAATGAGCGAACTGGACATTAAAAAGGCCAACACCGGGTCCTCTGTTTTCTTGAATGGAACAAATCGCCCTCTCGACGCAATGG
- a CDS encoding DUF6838 family protein yields MITLVDIKTAINNVLAPVGLKTYGNEVKEGFSRPCFFVEVTPVASETFKRDTSENTVMVEIVYFSENKTDLENLKMYDTLKGLLTPTLTIGNQKKMVSNLRAEAVDDTDLIYSVKIDLNFYDEIIDTTPAPDEMQTLILKLGGQ; encoded by the coding sequence ATGATTACACTTGTAGACATCAAAACGGCGATCAACAATGTGCTGGCCCCAGTGGGGTTAAAGACTTATGGAAACGAGGTCAAGGAGGGATTCTCCCGGCCTTGTTTTTTTGTTGAGGTTACTCCGGTAGCGAGCGAAACCTTCAAAAGAGATACCAGCGAAAATACGGTAATGGTTGAGATCGTGTACTTCTCGGAGAACAAAACGGACTTAGAAAATCTCAAGATGTACGACACCTTGAAAGGGCTTCTAACTCCGACGCTAACCATCGGAAACCAGAAGAAGATGGTCAGCAATTTAAGAGCAGAAGCGGTGGACGATACCGACCTGATCTACTCGGTGAAGATCGACCTGAATTTCTATGACGAGATCATAGATACAACCCCGGCACCCGATGAAATGCAAACCTTAATCTTAAAATTAGGAGGTCAATAA
- a CDS encoding phage head closure protein, with product MNIGCLNKRINILTTTESKNTVGDTILTPTVFKTVWASIEPVSGRDYVEAKKYQAELTYKITIRYLAGVTPDMTIQFKTRIFLIQDIINPFEHNESLEIMSIERVVKNG from the coding sequence ATGAACATCGGGTGCCTGAATAAGCGGATCAATATATTAACCACGACGGAGAGCAAGAACACGGTCGGGGATACCATTCTCACGCCAACAGTTTTCAAAACGGTCTGGGCAAGCATAGAACCCGTAAGCGGAAGAGATTATGTCGAGGCTAAGAAGTACCAGGCCGAACTGACATACAAAATAACGATCCGATACCTAGCGGGTGTCACCCCTGATATGACTATCCAGTTTAAAACCCGGATATTTCTCATTCAGGACATCATCAATCCTTTCGAGCATAACGAATCGCTGGAGATTATGTCAATCGAGAGGGTGGTTAAAAATGGCTGA
- a CDS encoding HK97 gp10 family phage protein, whose translation MADDFTIAFDGISEFQAKLEAVRAQYPYKEEEILLKLGKTLKASAKSKTPTGVSKKHVKNQYKLSKVNYLKDGTNITMTNTSPLFHLLEKGHVIRNEKNGQALGFVPGKHMVEIAMLELEQTLPATVEDWLDGVLGGAS comes from the coding sequence ATGGCTGATGATTTCACAATAGCATTTGATGGGATCAGCGAATTCCAAGCAAAGCTGGAGGCGGTCAGAGCCCAATACCCATACAAGGAGGAGGAAATCCTTCTCAAATTGGGTAAGACCCTGAAGGCCAGCGCCAAGAGCAAAACCCCAACCGGAGTCAGTAAAAAGCACGTTAAAAACCAGTACAAACTATCCAAGGTAAATTATTTAAAAGATGGAACGAATATCACGATGACTAACACAAGCCCACTCTTCCATCTACTTGAAAAAGGGCACGTTATTAGAAACGAGAAAAACGGTCAAGCACTCGGATTCGTACCGGGCAAACACATGGTCGAGATAGCCATGCTGGAGCTTGAGCAAACCTTACCAGCGACGGTGGAGGATTGGCTTGATGGTGTTCTGGGTGGTGCATCATGA